Below is a window of Planctomycetes bacterium MalM25 DNA.
GGGCGGAAACGGCTGGTCGTCTCGGCGATCGAGCACCCGAGCGTCGCGGCGACCGCCGACCGGCTGGAGGGTGAGGGCTGCACGGTCGATCGGCTGGGGGCGACCGACGGGGGCGTCGTCCGGCTCGACGCGCTGCGCGAGTTGCTAAGCCGCCATGGCGGCGAGATCGGCCTCGTGAGCCTGATGGCCGCCAGCAACGAGACCGGCGTCCTCCAGCCGATCGCCGAGGCGGCGCGGCTCTGCCACGAGGCGGGCGTCCCCTTCCACACCGACGCGGCCCAGCTCGTCGGTAAGCGACCGATTGAATTCCGAAGTTGGGGCGCCGCCGCGCTGAGTTTCACCGCCCACAAGTTCAACGGCCCGCTGGGCGTCGGCGGCCTGCTGCTGGCGCCAGAAGTGACCCCAGCGCCGCAGCTACACGGTGGTTTCCAGCAAGAGAGCCTCCGCCCCGGCACCGAATCGGCGCCACTGGCGGCGGGGCTCGCCGCGGCTCTCGAAACCGCGACCGAGGGGCAGACCGAACGCCGGGATCGGCTCAAGCGGCTGCGTGACCAGTTCGAACGGGCGTTGCTCGCTTCGTGGCCGGGGGCGGTCGCTCTGGGAGCGGAGACCGACCGGCTGGAGCACACGAGCTGCCTCGCCTTCCCCGGGGCGGATCGGCAGGCGCTGGTCATGGCTTACGACCTGGCGGGCGTCGCGTGCAGCACCGGCTCGGCCTGTGCGAGCGGCTCAAGCGAACCGTCGCCCACGCTGCTGGCGATGGG
It encodes the following:
- the iscS_3 gene encoding Cysteine desulfurase, giving the protein MPPEPIYLDHNATTPLGPAAAEAMRSAGVEAYANPASQHGPGRNARRRLEGARERILTLLGGETSGRAPDRLVFTSGGTESNALALRGLLAASGRKRLVVSAIEHPSVAATADRLEGEGCTVDRLGATDGGVVRLDALRELLSRHGGEIGLVSLMAASNETGVLQPIAEAARLCHEAGVPFHTDAAQLVGKRPIEFRSWGAAALSFTAHKFNGPLGVGGLLLAPEVTPAPQLHGGFQQESLRPGTESAPLAAGLAAALETATEGQTERRDRLKRLRDQFERALLASWPGAVALGAETDRLEHTSCLAFPGADRQALVMAYDLAGVACSTGSACASGSSEPSPTLLAMGLPEKIVRGAVRFSLGATTTEAQINDAITRLTGVHERLRSEAIDTPPTR